A single Paenibacillus sp. FSL R5-0517 DNA region contains:
- a CDS encoding TetR/AcrR family transcriptional regulator, whose translation MKNKQYLIADARKEQIINSAIEVLNENGYFSTSLSKIAKKANISTGLISYHFSSKEDLMNNTLLYLVQHEQAFIKDKVEIKETYLEKLKAFIEAGVAYRATKRENTMALLEIAFNVRTPENIPYFRVEMSPEDELNIFLEDILSKGQDSKEFKDFNTQVVAMIIRGAISLSMSLPQKTILLSFEDYTEEVKENILKLVR comes from the coding sequence ATGAAAAACAAACAATATCTAATCGCTGATGCTCGCAAAGAGCAAATCATTAACTCTGCAATTGAAGTTCTAAATGAGAATGGATATTTCAGCACCAGTCTTTCCAAAATAGCCAAAAAAGCAAATATTAGTACTGGATTAATTTCTTATCATTTCTCCAGCAAAGAAGATTTAATGAACAACACGTTGCTCTATCTGGTTCAACATGAGCAAGCATTCATTAAGGACAAGGTAGAAATTAAAGAAACATATTTGGAGAAATTGAAGGCTTTTATTGAAGCGGGGGTAGCCTATCGGGCTACAAAACGTGAAAATACTATGGCATTGTTAGAGATTGCCTTTAATGTTCGAACACCTGAAAATATTCCTTATTTTCGGGTAGAAATGAGCCCTGAAGATGAGTTAAATATCTTTTTAGAGGACATCCTCTCCAAAGGACAAGATTCCAAAGAATTTAAAGATTTTAACACCCAAGTTGTTGCCATGATCATTAGGGGAGCTATATCCCTATCGATGTCTTTACCTCAAAAAACAATTCTACTAAGTTTTGAAGACTATACTGAAGAGGTGAAGGAAAATATTTTAAAACTAGTTAGATAA
- a CDS encoding DUF4097 family beta strand repeat-containing protein codes for MNKWYFIGISLVILFLTGTSCQSFNVINKLSAHEQKWIFSHDDLDALVINSEYDVNMEFISSSDDTNYVEISGNMQQSTIDQLKGTEVAGNTLELQLHKDVKLVAPNYKSIKTRIIVALADDTQLQQISYISSSGNTSFTGLKAEMIDLSVSSGNLRTEAITAGRLSLTSKSGDITAERIQGNTDIQLHSGNIKVNGLQGSLTIKSTSGNINTVDVEGTTNTTLHSGNIKFDRFRGNGVFKSVSGNVSLTGQRSDSLDISVRTGNVTLSLDPQFKGFFDLKTTSGHITAPNSKKETTDVVMVRTVSGDIRIM; via the coding sequence ATGAATAAATGGTATTTTATAGGGATTTCTTTGGTTATTTTGTTCTTAACCGGAACGTCTTGTCAATCTTTTAATGTTATCAACAAGTTGTCTGCACACGAGCAGAAGTGGATTTTTTCTCATGACGATCTGGATGCGCTTGTCATCAATAGCGAATATGACGTAAACATGGAATTTATATCTAGCTCTGACGACACTAACTACGTGGAAATCAGCGGCAATATGCAGCAAAGTACGATCGATCAATTGAAAGGGACAGAGGTTGCAGGTAATACGTTGGAACTCCAGCTGCATAAGGATGTGAAGTTAGTCGCTCCCAATTATAAATCCATCAAGACACGCATTATCGTTGCGCTCGCGGATGATACCCAGTTGCAACAGATTAGCTATATATCAAGTTCCGGCAATACCAGCTTTACTGGGTTGAAGGCAGAAATGATCGATTTGTCCGTTTCTTCCGGTAATCTGCGCACGGAAGCTATCACCGCTGGCAGGTTGAGTTTAACTTCAAAATCCGGGGATATTACTGCGGAGCGAATCCAAGGGAATACGGATATCCAGTTGCACTCAGGGAATATCAAGGTGAATGGGCTCCAGGGCTCCCTGACAATAAAGTCGACTTCCGGAAACATTAACACAGTCGATGTTGAAGGTACAACCAATACTACGCTACATTCAGGCAACATCAAATTTGACCGGTTCAGGGGAAACGGCGTGTTTAAATCAGTTTCCGGCAACGTTTCGCTGACTGGTCAGCGCTCGGACAGTCTTGATATCTCCGTCCGCACCGGAAACGTTACTTTGTCGCTCGATCCACAGTTTAAAGGGTTCTTTGACCTAAAGACCACATCAGGACACATCACGGCTCCCAATTCCAAGAAAGAGACGACGGACGTTGTAATGGTACGGACAGTTTCGGGTGATATCCGGATCATGTAA